A section of the Schistosoma haematobium chromosome ZW, whole genome shotgun sequence genome encodes:
- the RAPGEF4 gene encoding Rap guanine nucleotide exchange factor 4 (EggNog:ENOG410V5BN~COG:T) produces MFQHNESIIDRKTCLINNSLNMETINNQLFNNNNNHNHNYTSSSMRIDKSDKLPSINDCKLSIPKLYKAKITPDWIVTICSEIWTRLLSSSSPSSSSFILDSNENNIDHQISGSKLVNYLMITENKTDRNLICGLWQLLLDENAIEPILSLNNNNDNNDKSVNSVEFYDRDDVFYICKCIKNKRLSIDEALIINEISLNNNQSNLEQNHDLLKLINNTSNDPMTQINLHNNNNISNDKSNQYINIINDHNHEIDGYHILIDKLYRLSPEALFRKILQKLPSNRTENELQYVYQELLLVPALSSFSISVKQELCKCLYYEVHENALDIVFYQGDPGISWYIIYHGSVWVHINNQGYICLLNEGDDFGKLSLITDKPRAASILLAENNCHFLKLNKNDFNRILCNVEANTVHLKNNNSDVLILERIPDNKLLIQLQNNQLHNHSHHQINDNDNQLINKLTDHNYSIIAGTIEYILYHLLENCLNELNNQLQSIINNQLYPSYLYPHTPYNIDQTWQIFFLTYKLFTTNNEILLFLYKYLGCNKPLESIHETNDNNSNDSSNNKDIHDYDQQWEFPNNFQFDITKVCRVTILFYIWRYCLGLFIFANQIEVNQFIMNLKIALSNMNMIETINHPDKINILHDPSDNQQQQQQSSSSPPPPQQQQASYPLYLICLNKLIKKNEKLMNIKPMIVKQHNILSNFLHFPHNFLRTLPFVCNNTTPNNNNSKRGMIKINKTQLATSSEHGDSSVTATTTTTTTTTTTTSTTSTTANYVKSLDNQDTTIVHNEQYNPEMKSIPNLLFDLHISPNTLPLIQSIHTVTIKIYITELTKQIYMTVPIEANVYEIKQLLITNQMIQSNINELKLVEVFSKGDWIIYQDYECGIMFSLSSNSRLFLTKESQIQNLIPLAEQLIVTMNFLELNDIDRIKNFNQHDHLLLRKNRLMQTSIRLLDELTIDELATILSYCHVQLAICIHPQELLDYVIDNNNHNKANKPCSHIRTLVKRFSLLHAWTITQIVTTCNLTKRVNIIKKLIKLANCLLSSPLYDLYSSFAIILGLQNSSITRLTHTWERVPNRWRRLFNDTLLPLTDPSKNHRTARLWNNYNENNNYIMHNIINLPRLPFLPLILKDLRFAEDANQTDYHKTDNNNNNNNNNNRLINFNKMRLISTSLRSWINCISGYELLHPYNQFIDLNNNNNNKINNSLINNITVQKLLEVTNESKIFVLEHLHCIDDPKIITQLSLRLEPKK; encoded by the coding sequence ATGTTTCAACATAATGAATCAATAATTGATCGAAAAACttgtttaattaataattcattaaatatggaaacaataaataatcaattatttaataataataataatcataatcataattatacAAGTTCTTCAATGAGAATAGATAAATCAGATAAATTACCATCTATTAATGATTGTAAATTATCAATACCTAAATTATATAAAGCTAAAATTACACCAGATTGGATTGTTACTATATGCTCAGAAATATGGACaagattattatcatcatcatcaccatcctcatcatcatttatattagattctaatgaaaataatatagaTCATCAAATATCTGGTTCaaaattagttaattatttaatgatcaCTGAAAATAAAACTGATCGTAATTTAATATGTGGTTTATGGCAATTATTATTAGATGAAAATGCAATTGAACCAATTctatcattaaataataataatgataataatgataaatcagtGAATTCAGTTGAATTTTATGATCGTGATGATGTTTTTtatatatgtaaatgtattAAAAATAAACGTTTATCTATTGATGAAGCattaataattaatgaaatttcattaaataataatcaatcaaatctagAACAAAATCATGATCTATTAAAATTGATTAATAATACATCCAATGATCCAATGACACAAATcaatttacataataataataatatatccaATGACAAATCTAATCAATATATCAATATAATTAATGATCATAATCATGAAATAGATGGTTATCATATATTAATTGATAAATTATATCGTCTTTCACCTGAAGCATTATTTcgtaaaatattacaaaaattacCATCGAATAGAACTGAAAATGAATTACAATATGTATATcaagaattattattagtacCGGCGTTATCATCATTTTCTATATCGGTTAAACAAGAATTAtgtaaatgtttatattatGAAGTACATGAAAATGCATTAGATATTGTATTTTATCAAGGTGATCCAGGTATATCATGGTATATTATATATCATGGTAGTGTATGGGTTCATATTAATAATCAAGGTTATATATGCCTTCTTAATGAAGGTGATGATTTTggtaaattatcattaattacaGATAAACCAAGAGCGGCTAGTATATTATTAGCTGAAAATAATTGTCATTttcttaaattaaataaaaatgattttaatagaATTCTATGCAATGTTGAAGCTAATACAgtacatttaaaaaataataattctgaTGTTTTAATATTAGAACGGATACcagataataaattattaattcaattacaaaataatcaattacaTAATCATAGTCATCATcaaattaatgataatgataatcaactaatcaataaattgactgatcataattattcaattatagCCGGTACTATTGAATATATACTTTATCATTTATTAgaaaattgtttaaatgaattaaataatcaattacaatcaattattaataatcaattatatCCATCATATTTATATCCACATACACCATATAATATTGATCAAACATGGCAAATATTCTTTCTtacatataaattatttacaacaaataatgaaattttattatttttatataaatatttaggtTGTAATAAACCATTGGAATCCATACATGAAACTaacgacaataatagtaatgatagtagtaataataaggaTATTCATGATTATGATCAACAATGGGAATTTCCCAATAATTTCCAATTTGATATCACTAAAGTATGTCGTGTTactatattattttatatatggCGTTATTGTCTTGGTTTATTTATATTTGCTAATCAAATAGAAGTGaatcaatttataatgaatttaaaaataGCACTAAGTAATATGAATATGATAGAAACAATAAATCATCCtgataaaatcaatatattacATGATCCATCAGAtaatcaacaacaacagcaacaatcatcatcatcaccaccaccaccacaacaacaacaagcaaGTTATCCattatatttaatttgtttaaataaacttattaaaaagaatgaaaaattaatgaatatcaaACCAATGATTGTAAAACAACATAATATATTATCAAATTTTTTGCACTTCCCGCATAATTTTTTACGTACTTTACCATTTGTTTGCAATAATACTactcctaataataataatagtaaacgtggaatgattaaaataaataaaactcagTTAGCAACCAGTAGTGAACATGGTGATTCATCAGtaactgctactactactactactactactactactacaactaccagtactactagtactactgcTAATTATGTAAAATCATTAGATAATCAAGATACCACAATTGTACATAATGAACAATATAATCCAGAAATGAAATCAATACCTAATCTATTATTTGATTTACATATTAGCCCAAATACATTACCATTAATTCAATCAATACATACCGtaacaattaaaatttatataacTGAATTAACTAAACAAATTTATATGACTGTACCAATTGAAGCAAATGTTtatgaaattaaacaattattaattactaatcaaatgattcaatcaaatattaatgaattaaaattagttGAAGTATTCTCTAAAGGTGATTGGATTATCTATCAAGATTATGAATGTGGTATTATGTTTAGTTTATCATCAAATAGTCGATTATTTTTAACTAAAGAAAGTCAAATACAAAATTTAATACCATTAGCTGAACAATTAATAGTAACAATGAATTTTTTAGAATTAAATGATATAGATCGTATTAAAAATTTTAATCAACatgatcatttattattaagaaaGAATAGATTAATGCAAACTTCAATAAGATTATTAGATGAATTAACTATTGATGAATTAGCTACAATATTATCTTATTGTCATGTACAATTAGCTATTTGTATACATCCACAAGAATTATTAGATTatgttattgataataataatcataataaagcAAATAAACCATGTTCACATATTCGTACCCTTGTGAAACGTTTTAGTTTATTACATGCATGGACAATAACACAAATTGTTACAACATGTAATTTAACTAAACGTGttaatatcattaaaaaattaattaaattagcTAATTGCCTTCTATCATCACCATTATATGATTTATATAGTTCATTTGCAATTATATTAGGATTACAAAATTCATCAATTACACGATTGACACATACATGGGAACGTGTACCTAATCGTTGGCGTCGTTTATTCAATGATACATTATTACCACTTACTGATCCTTCGAAAAATCATAGAACAGCACGTTTATggaataattataatgaaaataataattatattatgcATAATATAATCAATTTACCAAGATTACCATTTTTACCATTAATATTAAAAGATTTAAGATTTGCTGAAGATGCTaatcaaactgattatcataaaacagataacaataataataataataataataataatcgattaattaattttaataaaatgcgACTTATTTCCACAAGTTTACGTTCATGGATTAATTGTATATCTGGTTATGAATTATTACACCCatataatcaatttattgatttaaataataataataataataaaatcaataattcattaatcaataatatcaCAGTACAAAAATTACTTGAAGTAACTAATGAAtcaaaaatatttgtattaGAACATTTACATTGTATTGATGATCCAAAAATTATAACACAATTATCATTAAGATTAGAAcctaaaaaataa